The genomic region TAATTTATTGATGATCAGATGGTTTAAGAATATTTTTACTTAGTCTGAAAATGAAGAGAAATAAGATTCCATTTTTGTTGTTCATTTCATACTAAATACGAAATTTTCAGATTACATATGTTCATGTTATCAAAGATTATTTTCTTCCAAGTCCAACATCAGATTGCTTAAAGTTTACAAGTCTTTGATTTTTCTCATAATATTTTAGTTTCTGATCAAATAATCTCGCATTTTGAATTATGTATTGGCCTTTACTATCTTGATCGGAATGACTAATTTGCTATTATGTCTGCAAAAGCTACCCCGAAATCAGTTTTACGATTGATGGGCTTAAAGGGGTAGACATTATACCATTTGAAGAGCCATTTGCAGGTACAATGAAAGTTTTGAACTTTCAACATAGatttatgatatgatatgatagtaTAATTGTTGTCAAATAGTATTTCTTAAATCGATAGTATAACTCGAGTTTAGCTATGTATGCATCAGTTTAAGAGGTATTTGGATATACTTTTAACTTGATTATTAATAGTCTTATGAATTAGTATTTCCAGGCATTTTTTTTACACGAGTAGCAAAGTTTTTATTCATATGTATATATGACAACTGTTAAGCGAGTTAAATGATTTGGTGTGTGCGTTGCAGCCCTAATGCACATTAATCGTGCCACAAATGTGTGCCTTATTGCAATCTTTACACTTGCATGATTGCAGCCCTGCTGACTGTTGTTTTAGAGTTTTTTGGTGAAAATATCGAGATTTACACCTACCTAATGCTTCCTCAAACTCTGTTTTGGCGATAAGTGATTTAGAAGGATGGGATCGTTAGTGTGCATGAGAGATCCTGTATTCATTTCTATACATTTGGTAATTTACTTTTTAAGTGTTCTTCACGATTTAATATATCATTTTGTTGATTTTAACTCGGGTTTTGTAATTGATTTTGTAATTAATATTTAGTTTATTAGGGTTTTGTAATTGATTTTGTTTATATGGATTTTGTTGGGATTAAACTCAGATTTAATACAATTAAGTGGATGGGTTACAAGCTTAATATGCAAGCAGTTACAAGTTACAAAATGGTGGTTATTATTGGTTATTAGTTGTTAGTTATTTAAGGTAAAAGTCATAACTTTTAGTGAATGGTTGTATTGGTGTATCAATAGGTTACTTGATGTTTTTATAAGAAAAGTCACATCAGTTAGGAAAAGTCATAGCCTTTGGGAATAGTCACAACTGTTGACTTGTAGATGTATATATAGATGTGTACGCTTATGTAAGTGTGTGTGGTGTTACATATCAATAAAATAAACAGAAAGTTCCCTCCACTTTGTGTTCACACCCATTTCCTTTATTGATCAAAATATATTAGTAAATTGCATTGTCAAAAGGTGCCCACAACAATCTGTGAAGAATACGTGGATGTACCAAAGTCCAAATTATTTGAATACTCAATTCATACTTctacaaattggtatcagagccaagGTTATTTCAAAGATGAACAATACAACTACTTTTGGGCATATGTCAATTCCAAAATTGACCAAGTGCAATTATGATAATTGGAGCATTCAAATGAAAGCATTGTTGGGCGCTCAAGATGTATGGGAGATTGTTACAAAGGGATGTGAATAACAAAGTGAAACACAACTTGGTGCCATGAATGCACAACAAGTCAAGGCATATAAGGATGAACGAAAGAAAGATAACGCTGCTCTTTTCATCTTATTTCAATCCGTTGAGGAGTCTGGATTTGAGAAAATTGCGGGTACAAAAACAGCGAAAGAAGCATGGGATATGTTGGAAAAAACGTTTAAAGGTGCGGACCGAGTCAAACAAGTGCGACTACAAACTCTGTGTGGCGAATTGGAGGCCATGAAAATGAAAGAGACTGAAGGAGTCTCCGAGTACATCACTCGCGTTCAAACGGTTGCGAATCAACTGAAACGGAATGGTGAAACTCTGTCAGATACAAGAATTATAGAGAAAATTATGCGGTCGTTAACCGAGAATTTTGAAAACATAGTGTGCGCAATTGAAGAGTCGAAAATCTTGGAGGATTTGTCGATTGAGGAACTAGCG from Rutidosis leptorrhynchoides isolate AG116_Rl617_1_P2 chromosome 9, CSIRO_AGI_Rlap_v1, whole genome shotgun sequence harbors:
- the LOC139869084 gene encoding uncharacterized protein, with amino-acid sequence MNAQQVKAYKDERKKDNAALFILFQSVEESGFEKIAGTKTAKEAWDMLEKTFKGADRVKQVRLQTLCGELEAMKMKETEGVSEYITRVQTVANQLKRNGETLSDTRIIEKIMRSLTENFENIVCAIEESKILEDLSIEELACSLEAHEQRKNKKKVSLDETNLYATKNYGGEGKRMMTMKSNNQPKISNKGRDKMNADMEEVKADEDRSDIDCYKCGRHGHYARECKSVEETEENNLVTEQEVEENGVLLMTHDTGASGELE